Proteins encoded by one window of Lacipirellulaceae bacterium:
- a CDS encoding PQQ-binding-like beta-propeller repeat protein, with product MMLARYSFSLLVGTIFLTTAMPADASGNANDNWGHWRGEGGNGVSTTATPPTTWSDTENIKWKVAVPGRGSGSPVVWGNRIFVVSAIPADGSDTAQDAEPQEANVPRRDFGPPRDGQRPPGERGRRGEGRRGGGRFGGRFGGGRGAAPQKLKFDVLCYDRTNGELLWQETAAEATPHEGTHGTNGYASGSPCTDGKHVFAHFGSQGIHCYTVEGQHVWSRQLGKLTMRNGFGEGSSPTLVKGKDGAEKVIVPWDHEGDSYLFALDAKTGEPLWKTPRDEPSCWATPLVVDYEGRKQVVMNGQTCARSYDLETGKELWRCGGQTERPVASAVAADGLIFVGSGHRGSFFAAFRPDGRGNLEGTESVVWTKNRDTPDIASPLLSGDRLYYTKGKTGILTCLDASTGKPHYAARRTELRQLYASPIAAGGHVYLTDRDGTTVVIKDDDKLDVVATNNVGETVDATPAPVGDELIIRGERHLFCVGG from the coding sequence ATGATGCTCGCTCGCTATTCGTTTTCATTGCTTGTAGGAACAATCTTCCTCACAACAGCCATGCCGGCAGACGCTTCAGGCAACGCGAACGATAACTGGGGACACTGGCGGGGGGAAGGAGGCAATGGGGTTTCGACCACCGCCACGCCGCCGACCACTTGGTCCGATACCGAAAACATCAAGTGGAAAGTTGCCGTGCCCGGTCGCGGTTCGGGCTCGCCGGTGGTGTGGGGCAATCGTATTTTCGTAGTGAGCGCGATTCCTGCCGACGGTTCCGACACGGCACAGGACGCCGAGCCACAAGAAGCGAACGTCCCACGGCGAGACTTCGGCCCACCGCGTGATGGTCAGCGACCCCCTGGAGAACGAGGACGCCGCGGTGAAGGGCGTCGCGGCGGAGGCCGGTTCGGGGGACGTTTTGGTGGAGGTCGTGGTGCGGCACCTCAGAAACTCAAGTTCGACGTTCTTTGCTACGACCGAACCAACGGCGAACTTCTTTGGCAAGAGACCGCCGCCGAAGCCACGCCGCACGAAGGCACCCACGGCACCAACGGTTACGCGTCCGGCTCGCCTTGCACCGATGGCAAGCATGTGTTCGCGCATTTTGGTTCGCAAGGAATTCACTGCTACACCGTCGAAGGGCAACACGTCTGGAGCCGTCAGTTGGGCAAGCTCACCATGCGAAACGGCTTTGGCGAGGGCAGCTCGCCGACGTTGGTCAAAGGGAAAGATGGCGCTGAAAAAGTGATTGTCCCGTGGGATCATGAGGGGGACTCCTACCTGTTCGCGCTTGACGCCAAGACCGGCGAGCCGCTTTGGAAAACGCCGCGTGACGAACCTAGTTGCTGGGCCACGCCGCTAGTGGTCGATTACGAAGGCCGCAAGCAGGTCGTCATGAACGGCCAAACCTGCGCTCGTTCCTATGACTTGGAAACCGGCAAAGAACTATGGCGCTGCGGTGGGCAGACCGAGCGGCCTGTCGCGTCGGCGGTTGCAGCGGACGGCTTGATCTTCGTGGGGAGCGGCCACCGCGGTTCGTTCTTTGCCGCGTTCCGTCCCGATGGCCGCGGCAATCTCGAGGGGACCGAAAGCGTCGTCTGGACCAAAAACCGCGACACCCCAGACATCGCCTCGCCGCTGCTCTCGGGCGACCGGCTCTACTACACCAAAGGCAAGACCGGCATCCTCACCTGCCTCGACGCCTCGACCGGCAAGCCCCACTATGCCGCCAGGCGCACCGAGCTACGCCAACTCTACGCGTCGCCCATCGCCGCCGGCGGCCACGTCTACCTCACCGACCGCGACGGCACGACCGTGGTAATCAAGGATGACGATAAACTCGACGTGGTCGCCACCAACAACGTCGGCGAAACGGTTGATGCGACGCCGGCGCCGGTGGGGGATGAGTTGATTATCCGTGGGGAGCGGCATTTGTTCTGTGTGGGCGGGTGA
- a CDS encoding DUF3500 domain-containing protein codes for MPRLTSVLFLPSLLCFLGPTSPAFSQTVATDEFVSEASRIVGTFKPKVEERTPEARAEAARQFLDTLDEEQKKKVALTLDDPERRKWTNLPAREDAGGLRLGHCETRQVKAFCQMMATLLSEQGYAKMCNIMLADDELIKGGRRRAGLGTEYFAVVLFGEPSATRPWGFQLDGHHVGFNLAIEGEKLTMSPSFLGTQPEAFHLADKKVRPLAGEIDGAFALINSLDAELQKQAIVKPKRGNLRSGPGTDGQVPEPIGVSCEAFNEAQKESLLKLIAQWVNDLPPAQAKLRMEQLRKEVDQMHFAWQGPTKLKSDVSYAIQGPSLIIEYTCQDLGGNPPDHLHTMYRDPTNEYGKQLGN; via the coding sequence ATGCCTCGCCTTACTTCTGTTCTGTTTCTTCCTTCCTTGCTTTGTTTCCTTGGCCCAACAAGTCCGGCTTTTTCACAAACGGTCGCAACTGATGAATTCGTCTCCGAAGCATCGCGAATCGTCGGCACATTCAAGCCAAAAGTCGAAGAGCGAACCCCGGAGGCGCGAGCTGAGGCGGCACGGCAGTTCCTCGACACTCTGGATGAAGAGCAAAAGAAGAAGGTCGCGCTCACGTTGGACGATCCCGAACGTCGCAAGTGGACGAACTTGCCCGCGCGGGAAGATGCTGGCGGGTTACGACTGGGCCATTGTGAAACGCGTCAGGTGAAAGCGTTCTGCCAGATGATGGCCACGCTGCTCAGCGAACAGGGTTACGCCAAGATGTGCAACATCATGCTGGCGGATGACGAACTGATTAAGGGTGGTCGCCGACGCGCCGGGCTCGGGACGGAATACTTCGCGGTGGTGCTGTTCGGAGAGCCGTCAGCCACCAGGCCGTGGGGATTCCAACTCGACGGCCATCATGTCGGTTTTAACTTGGCGATCGAGGGCGAGAAGCTGACGATGTCGCCCAGCTTTCTCGGCACCCAACCCGAAGCGTTCCACCTTGCCGACAAGAAGGTTCGCCCGTTGGCAGGCGAAATCGACGGGGCGTTCGCGCTGATCAACAGCTTGGATGCCGAGTTGCAAAAGCAAGCGATCGTGAAGCCTAAACGGGGCAACCTTCGATCAGGCCCGGGTACCGATGGCCAAGTTCCTGAGCCCATCGGCGTGTCATGCGAAGCGTTCAATGAAGCGCAGAAAGAGTCGCTCTTGAAGTTAATCGCCCAATGGGTGAACGACCTGCCGCCGGCGCAAGCGAAGCTGCGCATGGAACAACTTCGCAAAGAGGTCGATCAGATGCACTTCGCCTGGCAAGGCCCCACGAAGTTGAAGAGTGATGTCTCCTACGCGATCCAAGGACCGTCGCTGATCATCGAATACACCTGCCAAGACCTCGGCGGCAACCCGCCGGATCATCTACACACGATGTATCGCGATCCGACGAACGAGTATGGGAAGCAGTTGGGCAACTAG
- a CDS encoding glutamate synthase-related protein translates to MSSPKIAAKEPVEVELEKGEHHWCACGQSSSQPFCDGSHRGTGIEPVSFSVDEEQEAALCMCKHTGDPPYCDGSHNNLDDSDSETEDSETDSEESKSDEGSDNEMPKAKATSEEPTVEFIHALARDGLEKMGHHGPLAAMGVPRNKLPHWDDIQILTAQLATKPLQDDAEVSTELVIGPKAKKPLRLKIPLFVSDMSFGALSEEAKIALARGAEMAGTGICSGEGGMLPEEQEENSRYFYELASAKFGYSEDHLPKVQAFHFKGGQGAKTGTGGHLPGNKVKGKIAEVRDLPEGDAAISPPTFKDLVTSQDFKEFADRVRELSGGIPIGFKLSAQHIEQDIDFALEASADYIILDGRGGGTGAAPLLFRDNISVPTIPALARARQHLDRNGESDVTLIATGGIRTPADFIKALCLGADGVAIANSAMQAVGCVAARICNTNNCPAGIATVRKDLRAKLNVNKSAEQLARFLNASVELMKVMARACGHNHLNQFNANDITTWKKEVAELTGIQFAGVGIS, encoded by the coding sequence ATGTCTTCGCCCAAAATCGCAGCCAAAGAACCTGTCGAGGTTGAACTCGAAAAGGGTGAACACCATTGGTGTGCCTGCGGCCAGTCGAGTTCCCAGCCTTTTTGTGATGGTTCGCATCGCGGCACGGGAATCGAGCCTGTGTCCTTTTCTGTTGACGAGGAACAAGAGGCCGCGCTCTGCATGTGCAAACACACCGGCGATCCTCCCTATTGCGATGGCAGCCACAATAATCTCGACGACAGCGACTCAGAAACGGAAGACTCCGAAACAGATTCCGAAGAGTCCAAGTCTGACGAGGGGTCCGACAACGAGATGCCGAAGGCGAAAGCCACTTCGGAAGAGCCAACCGTCGAGTTCATCCATGCTTTGGCCCGGGATGGTCTGGAAAAGATGGGGCATCACGGGCCGCTCGCAGCGATGGGCGTGCCGCGGAACAAGCTGCCACACTGGGACGACATCCAAATCCTCACTGCACAGTTGGCGACCAAGCCGCTGCAAGACGATGCCGAAGTCAGCACCGAGCTGGTCATCGGACCCAAAGCAAAGAAGCCCCTGCGACTGAAGATTCCACTCTTCGTCTCCGACATGAGCTTCGGTGCACTCTCCGAAGAAGCAAAGATCGCCCTAGCTCGCGGGGCAGAAATGGCGGGAACGGGTATCTGCTCTGGCGAAGGCGGCATGCTTCCCGAAGAACAAGAGGAGAATTCTCGCTACTTCTATGAACTCGCCTCGGCGAAATTTGGTTACTCCGAAGATCACTTGCCAAAAGTTCAAGCCTTTCATTTCAAAGGCGGGCAGGGGGCGAAGACCGGCACCGGTGGGCATCTCCCTGGCAACAAAGTGAAAGGGAAGATTGCCGAAGTCCGCGACCTGCCGGAAGGCGATGCAGCCATCTCTCCGCCAACGTTCAAAGACTTGGTCACCTCGCAAGACTTTAAAGAGTTTGCAGATCGCGTCCGCGAGCTCTCGGGCGGGATTCCCATCGGCTTCAAACTCTCCGCACAGCACATCGAGCAAGATATCGACTTCGCGCTGGAAGCAAGTGCCGACTACATTATTCTCGATGGGCGAGGCGGTGGCACGGGAGCGGCACCGCTGCTCTTTCGCGACAACATTTCCGTGCCAACGATTCCTGCACTCGCTCGTGCACGCCAACATTTGGATCGCAACGGCGAAAGCGACGTCACGTTAATTGCCACCGGCGGTATTCGCACTCCCGCCGATTTCATCAAGGCCTTGTGCTTGGGCGCGGACGGAGTCGCCATTGCCAACTCGGCCATGCAAGCCGTCGGCTGCGTCGCGGCCCGTATCTGCAACACCAACAATTGCCCCGCGGGCATCGCCACGGTTCGGAAGGACTTACGAGCCAAACTGAATGTCAATAAATCAGCCGAGCAACTGGCGAGATTTCTTAATGCCTCGGTCGAACTGATGAAAGTGATGGCTCGCGCATGCGGACACAACCACCTCAACCAGTTCAACGCCAACGACATCACCACATGGAAGAAAGAAGTGGCCGAGCTTACCGGCATCCAGTTCGCGGGAGTCGGCATAAGCTAG
- a CDS encoding DUF1080 domain-containing protein yields the protein MKNLSKTVHVVLICYLLLACSLANAKEGSGKKGSAAKATTTKAAPGKAVMLFNGKNLDGWKHHLGKSKVKREDVWSVEDGVLKCKGRPAGYLYTEKDYENYVLTLQWRWPGKGGNNGVLVHFNGKNKGVIGIWPKSLEVQLHADNAGDFWVIGTEIDVPNEESRVKGRRHLNLNDGAEKKLGEWNDLEITCKGDEVTVKVNGKLVNRGTNSTVTKGRICLQSEGTPIEYRRVMLRKL from the coding sequence ATGAAGAATCTTTCCAAGACCGTTCATGTAGTCCTTATTTGCTACTTGTTACTCGCGTGCTCTCTGGCCAATGCCAAAGAAGGAAGTGGCAAGAAAGGGAGTGCAGCCAAAGCGACCACTACGAAAGCTGCCCCAGGGAAAGCAGTCATGCTGTTCAACGGCAAGAATCTCGACGGTTGGAAGCACCACCTCGGAAAGTCGAAAGTTAAGCGTGAAGACGTATGGTCGGTGGAGGACGGTGTTTTGAAATGCAAAGGCCGACCGGCCGGTTACCTTTATACCGAGAAGGACTACGAGAATTACGTACTCACCCTTCAATGGCGCTGGCCTGGAAAAGGAGGAAACAACGGCGTGCTTGTACACTTCAACGGAAAGAATAAGGGGGTGATCGGTATTTGGCCAAAGTCGTTGGAAGTTCAGTTGCACGCAGACAACGCAGGCGACTTCTGGGTGATCGGCACCGAGATCGACGTGCCCAATGAAGAGAGCCGGGTGAAGGGACGACGGCACTTGAATCTCAACGACGGTGCCGAGAAGAAACTTGGCGAGTGGAACGACCTTGAAATCACTTGCAAAGGCGACGAGGTCACCGTGAAAGTGAACGGCAAGCTCGTCAACCGCGGCACGAACAGCACCGTCACCAAAGGAAGAATTTGTCTGCAGAGCGAAGGCACGCCGATTGAGTACCGGCGGGTGATGTTGCGGAAGCTGTAA
- a CDS encoding PEP-CTERM sorting domain-containing protein, protein MRLFSTSSLKFAICLSVALLATSPAARHAYGHGAGGDIAIFSTNGKVDIGFAVLDDQDEDQEFFDPTENIFSLVLLPQNPIPAIPWQFGSSEPGFDANEGELPTEADISYNLVELRYWDGQSAEVQLGPATGINAGVAPQPGKSDTLGGFHSHPLFGVNDPNGTPADGVYVGKLTVSVDGLIDSDPYYMVTLVTGEVTNIADRLDPNATAQEIRDAQIAAAEAIGEMARLYADDPAGNPLPIYEGIQGAADFTFFSNAISAVQTEAVPEPTSLALAGILLVGFIGGVRRRR, encoded by the coding sequence ATGCGTTTGTTTTCAACTTCTTCTTTGAAGTTTGCGATTTGCCTTTCGGTCGCGCTGCTGGCAACTTCACCTGCTGCGCGGCATGCCTACGGCCATGGAGCGGGCGGCGACATCGCCATCTTCTCGACCAACGGCAAAGTCGATATCGGTTTCGCCGTCTTGGATGACCAGGATGAGGACCAGGAATTTTTCGACCCGACCGAAAATATTTTTTCCCTGGTGCTGCTTCCACAAAATCCTATTCCCGCGATCCCCTGGCAGTTCGGGTCGAGTGAACCTGGCTTCGACGCCAATGAGGGCGAATTGCCGACGGAAGCAGACATCTCATACAACCTAGTGGAGCTGAGATATTGGGATGGCCAGTCCGCCGAAGTCCAGCTTGGCCCTGCCACAGGAATCAATGCGGGCGTCGCTCCTCAACCGGGAAAATCTGACACGCTGGGAGGGTTTCACTCGCACCCGCTGTTTGGCGTGAACGACCCCAACGGCACTCCTGCTGATGGGGTTTACGTTGGCAAACTAACGGTAAGCGTCGATGGCCTAATTGACTCCGATCCTTACTACATGGTGACGCTCGTGACAGGCGAGGTTACAAACATTGCGGACCGGCTCGATCCCAACGCAACGGCACAAGAAATCCGCGATGCCCAGATTGCGGCTGCCGAAGCGATCGGCGAGATGGCACGCCTCTACGCAGACGATCCCGCTGGCAATCCGCTGCCGATCTATGAAGGAATCCAAGGAGCCGCCGACTTTACTTTCTTCTCAAACGCGATTAGCGCTGTCCAGACGGAAGCTGTCCCTGAGCCAACGAGCCTGGCCCTGGCCGGAATTCTGCTCGTCGGCTTTATCGGCGGCGTGCGACGCCGTCGCTAG
- a CDS encoding HupE/UreJ family protein translates to MKLFLLRACFLLAAFPLLGISQAHAHKPSDSYLRITGGGERLAVEWDIALKDLELLVGLDSNRDGKITWGELKEKRRSIADYALNRLSMKADGTDCQLKLAELLVTQHSDGAYAVLQLDAEGQGDAELIEVEYSLLFELDPTHRGLVLYENGPTASTHILSPESRTLQLNTAESSLWRTLLEYIWEGVWHIWIGTDHILFLICLLIPAVLVRRESEWQPVEAFGPACKEVLKIVTVFTVAHSITLWLSVMEYVTLPSQMVEATIAFSIIVTAANNLWPVLPLSGWMIAFFFGLIHGFGFANVLLDLGLSSTALAVSLLGFNVGVELGQLAIVLVFLPIAYALRHTRFYEWGIMRGGSVVIAVIAALWMVERVGNYSILPF, encoded by the coding sequence ATGAAGCTTTTCCTTCTGCGAGCATGCTTCCTACTCGCTGCATTTCCCTTACTCGGCATTAGCCAAGCCCACGCCCACAAACCGAGTGACAGCTATCTGAGAATCACCGGCGGTGGCGAGCGACTGGCAGTCGAATGGGACATTGCGTTGAAGGATCTGGAACTGCTCGTCGGTCTCGACTCGAACCGCGACGGCAAAATTACTTGGGGGGAATTGAAGGAAAAGCGGCGTTCTATCGCCGACTACGCACTCAACCGCCTCAGCATGAAAGCCGACGGCACGGACTGTCAGTTGAAACTGGCGGAACTGCTCGTCACGCAGCACAGTGACGGAGCCTATGCCGTTTTGCAACTGGACGCGGAAGGGCAGGGCGATGCCGAGCTTATTGAGGTCGAGTATAGCCTGCTCTTCGAACTCGACCCGACGCACCGCGGCTTGGTTCTCTACGAAAATGGTCCAACAGCCAGCACACATATTCTGAGCCCCGAGAGTCGCACCCTGCAGCTCAACACGGCTGAATCGTCGCTCTGGCGAACCTTGCTGGAGTACATTTGGGAAGGCGTCTGGCATATCTGGATTGGCACAGACCACATTCTATTTCTGATCTGTCTGCTGATTCCGGCCGTTCTTGTCAGACGAGAGAGCGAGTGGCAACCGGTCGAAGCCTTCGGCCCGGCCTGCAAGGAAGTATTAAAAATCGTCACGGTATTCACTGTCGCCCACTCGATCACGCTGTGGCTGTCCGTGATGGAATACGTCACCCTGCCCAGCCAGATGGTCGAAGCAACGATTGCCTTTTCGATCATTGTCACGGCAGCCAACAACCTCTGGCCGGTTCTGCCACTATCGGGCTGGATGATTGCTTTTTTCTTCGGGCTCATTCACGGCTTCGGCTTCGCCAACGTCCTGCTCGACCTGGGACTTTCCAGCACGGCCCTTGCCGTCTCGCTGTTGGGGTTTAATGTGGGGGTAGAACTAGGCCAGTTGGCAATCGTGCTGGTGTTCCTGCCGATAGCCTACGCACTCCGCCACACGCGGTTCTACGAATGGGGCATCATGCGTGGAGGGTCAGTCGTGATCGCCGTGATTGCGGCCTTGTGGATGGTCGAGCGAGTCGGCAATTACAGCATTCTCCCCTTCTGA
- a CDS encoding DUF4331 family protein — MVKSLKCSLALLTVASVFHAASGAIAADHLDAPALRNDASASADIADLYAFQSPANPNNTVLIMAVNPLAGLTNPFGSTSSTEFGTDVVYEFKIDNDGDAAADITYSTTFAASVGGSQAFTVTRNGSAYAGGLTGGPAATTGSSQVTAGLYDDPFFFDFFGFLDSLNFTGADTFAGTNVSAIVLEVPSTELNGASSNIGVWARTADSSTDMQIDRMGRPAINTVLISSKDDFNAGVPADDFANFSGEVNPAIAGLSDQANADALTPILLPDILTVDTSDPSGFLNGRRLEDDVIDAELTLLTGSSTPVGDGVDANDVPFLNVFPYLAPANPVIPEPSSFAILALGITALGGRRRKVG; from the coding sequence ATGGTCAAATCCTTGAAATGCTCACTCGCTCTACTCACCGTAGCGAGTGTCTTTCACGCCGCGTCAGGCGCTATTGCAGCGGATCACCTCGACGCACCAGCCCTGCGTAATGATGCCTCGGCATCAGCAGACATTGCTGATCTGTATGCTTTTCAATCACCGGCTAATCCAAATAACACCGTCTTGATCATGGCGGTCAATCCGTTGGCTGGCCTCACGAATCCCTTTGGATCCACCAGCAGCACTGAGTTTGGCACCGACGTCGTCTACGAGTTCAAGATTGACAACGACGGCGACGCTGCGGCTGATATCACCTACTCCACGACTTTTGCGGCCTCCGTCGGTGGAAGTCAGGCGTTTACCGTGACACGTAACGGATCAGCCTACGCGGGCGGTCTCACGGGAGGCCCTGCCGCGACAACCGGCAGCAGCCAAGTTACCGCGGGCCTCTACGACGACCCATTCTTCTTTGACTTCTTCGGTTTCTTGGACAGTTTGAATTTCACCGGTGCTGATACATTCGCGGGAACCAATGTCTCAGCGATCGTCTTGGAGGTTCCGAGTACGGAACTGAATGGTGCGAGTAGCAATATCGGTGTTTGGGCACGCACGGCTGATTCTTCCACAGACATGCAGATCGACCGCATGGGTCGTCCGGCTATCAACACTGTGTTGATCTCCTCGAAAGACGACTTCAACGCCGGCGTCCCCGCCGATGACTTTGCGAACTTCTCGGGCGAAGTCAATCCGGCGATTGCGGGACTAAGTGATCAGGCAAATGCCGATGCTCTGACGCCGATCTTGCTACCAGATATCCTCACAGTCGATACTTCTGATCCGAGCGGATTCTTGAACGGACGCCGCCTTGAGGATGATGTGATTGATGCGGAGTTGACACTGCTTACGGGGAGTAGCACGCCGGTGGGCGACGGTGTCGATGCGAACGACGTTCCGTTCTTGAACGTCTTCCCGTACCTGGCTCCAGCCAACCCGGTCATTCCTGAACCTTCAAGCTTTGCGATCCTCGCCCTTGGAATAACGGCTCTTGGCGGCCGGCGTCGCAAGGTTGGTTAA
- a CDS encoding DUF4437 domain-containing protein has translation MKYLICVLLFVSQIAGDSNSEAKEKTPEPKAQVVLAQDVKWQPLNPARGKKGPQAGTLWGDQTGSGASGFLVKFIDGFSSPPHIHNITYRGIVIAGALHNDDPEATPLWMKAGSYWTQPAGEAHITSARGPSIAYVEIATGPYLVMPTEKAFDNGERPVNVDASNVMWLDGSNTSWIRKSPKVAPEKGPKLAFLWGKPQKGHVNGTMIKLPAGFKGKIAASGSVSRYVVVQGRLTHHANGGEKAQILEAGSYFGSPGKSEHRISANEESILYVSTNGPYEAIAASTGPSGE, from the coding sequence ATGAAATACCTCATATGCGTACTACTCTTCGTCAGCCAAATTGCTGGGGATTCGAATTCTGAAGCCAAGGAAAAGACACCCGAACCTAAGGCTCAGGTTGTCCTGGCACAAGATGTCAAATGGCAGCCCTTAAACCCAGCGCGGGGAAAGAAAGGACCGCAGGCGGGTACTTTATGGGGCGACCAGACGGGTTCGGGTGCATCTGGATTTCTTGTGAAGTTCATAGACGGCTTCTCATCGCCACCGCATATTCACAATATCACCTACCGTGGGATCGTCATCGCCGGTGCGCTTCATAACGACGACCCTGAGGCGACGCCGCTGTGGATGAAGGCAGGTTCCTATTGGACTCAGCCCGCCGGAGAAGCGCACATTACTTCTGCCAGGGGTCCTAGCATCGCGTATGTGGAGATCGCTACTGGTCCTTACCTCGTGATGCCGACTGAGAAGGCTTTCGACAACGGCGAAAGGCCCGTGAACGTTGATGCTTCAAACGTTATGTGGCTTGATGGCTCTAATACTTCTTGGATACGAAAGAGCCCCAAAGTCGCACCGGAGAAAGGGCCGAAATTGGCGTTCCTGTGGGGCAAGCCTCAGAAAGGTCACGTCAACGGCACAATGATCAAGTTGCCTGCCGGATTTAAGGGGAAGATCGCTGCGAGCGGTTCCGTCTCTCGTTATGTCGTAGTACAGGGTCGCCTCACGCATCACGCTAACGGCGGCGAGAAGGCGCAAATTTTAGAAGCTGGAAGTTACTTCGGTTCGCCAGGGAAGTCCGAGCACAGAATCTCTGCGAACGAAGAATCAATACTCTACGTAAGCACGAACGGTCCTTATGAAGCGATTGCTGCGTCAACTGGTCCAAGCGGCGAATGA
- a CDS encoding NADH:flavin oxidoreductase: MSDTLSFPKVAQLKRVEQLSQHAAELGISLPLDEKILTAEQGSPLAQPIKVGDFKVGNRWCIHPMEGWDANLDGSPSKRTLRRWKRFGQSGAKLIWGGEAAAVRPDGRANPNQTLALESNRAGLKALLDELLVGHREQDLSTDDLLVGLQLTHSGRFCKPSDHHKWEPRIAYHHPLLDEKFGIDPKDDSIVWTDEQLEGLIEDYVTAARLASEVGYRFVDIKSCHGYLLHEFLSARSRPGKYGGDLAGRSRLLLSIIDRVREELPDLIIGVRLSVFDSIPYRTSRETGQPMEYEQLLPYEFGFGVDPQDPMQYDLAEPLELMNNLIEHGVSLLNLSCGSPYYIPHLLRPAAFPPSDGYLPPEDPLLGVARHLQMVRECKTALSEVGHGYVPLVGSGYSYLQDYLPHVGQAAVRDGWVDFVGLGRMVLSYPELPLDVSREGKLKRKLICRTFSDCTTAPRHGIISGCYPLDDYYKKLPERQEVIQIKQALTKP; encoded by the coding sequence ATGTCAGACACCCTTTCGTTCCCAAAGGTCGCTCAACTCAAGAGGGTCGAGCAACTCTCCCAGCATGCTGCTGAACTCGGAATCTCGCTACCTCTCGATGAGAAGATTCTCACTGCGGAGCAAGGTTCGCCGCTAGCTCAACCAATCAAGGTTGGCGATTTCAAAGTTGGTAATCGCTGGTGCATTCATCCCATGGAAGGCTGGGATGCGAATCTTGACGGCAGCCCGTCTAAACGCACACTTCGTCGCTGGAAGCGGTTTGGCCAAAGCGGAGCGAAGCTTATCTGGGGCGGCGAGGCGGCAGCGGTAAGGCCTGATGGACGGGCAAACCCCAATCAAACCCTTGCCCTGGAAAGTAACCGCGCGGGACTGAAAGCGTTACTGGACGAACTGCTTGTCGGTCATCGCGAGCAAGATTTAAGTACCGACGACCTGCTTGTCGGTTTGCAGCTAACCCACTCCGGTCGCTTCTGTAAACCCAGCGACCACCACAAGTGGGAACCACGAATCGCCTACCATCACCCGTTGCTCGATGAAAAGTTTGGCATCGATCCCAAAGACGACTCGATCGTGTGGACTGATGAGCAGCTCGAAGGACTTATCGAAGATTATGTCACCGCGGCACGCTTAGCATCAGAGGTTGGCTACCGCTTCGTCGACATCAAATCGTGCCACGGATACTTGCTGCACGAGTTCCTCAGTGCACGCTCGCGGCCAGGCAAATACGGCGGCGACCTCGCGGGGCGAAGTCGACTGCTGCTTTCCATCATCGACCGCGTACGCGAAGAGCTGCCGGACCTCATCATCGGCGTTCGCTTGAGCGTCTTCGATTCGATTCCCTATCGAACGAGTCGCGAAACGGGTCAGCCGATGGAGTATGAGCAACTTCTGCCCTATGAATTCGGCTTCGGCGTGGATCCTCAGGATCCCATGCAGTACGACCTTGCCGAACCGCTTGAGTTGATGAACAACCTCATCGAGCACGGAGTCTCGCTGCTCAACCTAAGCTGCGGCAGCCCTTATTACATTCCCCACTTGCTCCGCCCGGCTGCTTTTCCTCCCAGTGACGGCTACCTCCCTCCCGAAGACCCGCTGCTCGGCGTAGCCCGTCACCTGCAGATGGTGCGCGAGTGCAAAACCGCGCTCTCCGAAGTCGGCCACGGGTACGTTCCGCTGGTTGGTAGTGGCTATTCGTATCTGCAAGATTACTTGCCCCATGTCGGGCAAGCTGCCGTGCGAGACGGCTGGGTGGATTTTGTCGGCCTAGGACGAATGGTCTTAAGCTATCCCGAACTTCCGCTGGACGTCTCCCGTGAGGGAAAACTGAAGCGAAAACTCATCTGCCGCACCTTCAGCGACTGCACAACTGCCCCTCGACACGGCATCATCAGTGGCTGCTATCCACTGGACGACTACTACAAGAAGCTGCCGGAACGCCAGGAAGTGATTCAGATCAAGCAGGCGCTCACCAAGCCATAA